A single window of Chitinophaga sp. XS-30 DNA harbors:
- a CDS encoding AraC family transcriptional regulator has protein sequence MQIRKFPPSAILAPFIREFVIIESDVEFDSHTIPDTALVMAFRYMGNILHIADGGNAPVPSGAVSGLRRSGRSFHYTKGTANLLVILREGGMAAFSRMPAHELFGQSISSENLFPRRELEEILQRLAAAPHHPARIGIMETFLLNRMLPGKTDPLIRQVLQTIKIQHGTARVKELAQALYISQDALEKRFRSQIGATPKQYASIIRLRHLIERYSSFPSLTAASYEAGYFDQSHFIKDFRLFTGQTPKDFFASARYW, from the coding sequence ATGCAAATCAGGAAATTCCCTCCTTCCGCAATACTTGCTCCCTTCATCCGGGAATTCGTCATCATAGAAAGTGACGTGGAATTTGACAGCCATACCATCCCGGATACCGCGCTGGTGATGGCATTCCGGTATATGGGCAATATCCTGCATATCGCAGATGGCGGCAATGCGCCTGTACCTTCCGGCGCCGTATCCGGGTTGCGACGGTCCGGCCGCAGCTTTCACTACACGAAGGGCACGGCCAATCTGCTGGTGATATTACGCGAAGGAGGAATGGCCGCTTTCAGCAGGATGCCGGCGCATGAACTGTTCGGGCAAAGCATTTCCTCCGAAAATCTCTTTCCCCGCAGGGAACTGGAAGAGATACTGCAGCGCCTCGCCGCAGCACCGCATCATCCCGCACGGATCGGGATCATGGAAACATTTCTGCTGAACAGGATGCTGCCCGGCAAAACCGACCCGCTTATCCGCCAGGTGCTGCAAACCATCAAAATACAGCACGGGACGGCGCGTGTGAAGGAACTGGCACAGGCCCTGTACATCAGCCAGGATGCCCTTGAAAAAAGGTTCAGGAGCCAGATAGGCGCCACGCCTAAACAATACGCCTCCATTATCCGACTGCGGCACCTCATCGAACGATATTCCTCCTTCCCCTCCCTGACCGCGGCCTCGTATGAAGCCGGGTATTTCGATCAGTCCCATTTCATCAAAGACTTCCGCCTCTTCACCGGCCAAACGCCCAAAGACTTCTTTGCCTCCGCCCGTTACTGGTAG
- a CDS encoding 2'-5' RNA ligase family protein has protein sequence MRSGQLSLFAPEDIPQAYTPCEYFLLISPPSALIEKIRAMKKKLHKIVPVGEDNLHSIAHISLLKLRMRENDELVTGKVRRALTNLHGFTISLNGAEVFAHGRASRSLVLRISNPEPVNILHAWISSEFGNRKGITPHLTIAKKIPAKNFAKVPVQDFNRYDSFLCNSVTILKKTGEQEHYTLLAKIPLAAAESSVLQGGKKIL, from the coding sequence ATGCGCTCCGGACAACTATCCTTATTCGCACCCGAAGATATCCCGCAGGCGTACACACCCTGCGAGTACTTCCTGCTCATTTCTCCCCCCTCTGCATTGATCGAAAAGATCAGGGCGATGAAAAAGAAGCTGCACAAGATCGTGCCGGTCGGCGAAGATAACCTGCATTCGATCGCGCATATTTCACTCCTGAAACTGCGCATGCGGGAAAACGATGAACTGGTGACCGGCAAGGTCCGCCGCGCACTGACGAACCTGCACGGCTTTACCATCAGTCTCAATGGCGCAGAGGTGTTTGCACATGGCCGGGCATCCAGATCGCTTGTACTGCGCATCAGCAACCCGGAACCCGTCAACATCCTCCATGCATGGATATCCAGCGAGTTCGGGAACCGCAAAGGGATCACCCCGCATCTTACCATCGCTAAAAAAATTCCGGCAAAAAATTTCGCAAAGGTGCCGGTGCAGGATTTCAACCGGTACGACTCCTTCCTTTGCAATAGCGTGACCATCCTGAAGAAAACCGGAGAACAGGAACATTATACTCTGCTGGCGAAAATACCGCTTGCCGCTGCCGAAAGCAGTGTGCTGCAAGGCGGCAAAAAGATCCTGTAA
- a CDS encoding alpha-L-arabinofuranosidase encodes MMRALAKRLSCIGLLCLTTAMATNCRKGNPNRKTDNNNDNDTTATVVIPEDPPVAASIGFFMDRWEERRFEAPAFTEATVPSVTTDTVIVDASTIVSKISPGLFGDNSNLYQTQMVTEPVLLNHITLLRPGIIRYPGGNLSSVFFWNALPDRPPADAPAMLRDASGNQVPSGYWYGGNTAGWTLSLDNYYKMLHLTGNEGMLTVNYGYARYGTGEDPVAAAAHLAADWVRYDNGRTRYWEIGNESNGAWQAGYRIDVTQNKDGQPQFVTGDLYGRHFKVFADSMRKAAAEISKTIYIGAQLLEHEPASWATSTDKEWNSGVLKQAGNAADYFIVHSYFTPFNTNSNPPEVLASAKAVAKAMYDHVEASVTAAGADMKPLALTEWNIFATGSGQMVSQVAGMHAVMVLGELMKNRFGMASRWNLANAWDNGDDHGLFSQGEAVSGEAKWSPRPAFYYLYFFRKFLGDRYIHAFATDSQANINAYASTFSSGEVSLALVNGNTTAKNVQVRFRNFNPGGRFYWYTITGGEGKTGFSRAAYVNGNGPSGTIGGPAGYATLKAYGAGAENGVKVNLPPMSVVCLAVEKE; translated from the coding sequence ATGATGAGAGCACTGGCGAAACGCCTTTCCTGCATCGGGTTACTGTGCCTGACAACAGCTATGGCAACCAACTGCAGGAAAGGCAATCCGAACCGCAAGACAGACAACAATAATGACAATGATACCACCGCAACGGTGGTGATACCGGAAGACCCTCCCGTAGCAGCGTCCATCGGTTTTTTTATGGACAGATGGGAGGAGCGGAGATTTGAAGCGCCGGCATTCACGGAGGCAACGGTGCCGTCCGTTACCACGGATACCGTTATTGTGGATGCGTCAACGATCGTTTCAAAGATATCCCCCGGTTTGTTCGGGGACAACAGCAATTTATATCAGACGCAGATGGTGACCGAACCGGTGCTGCTGAACCATATCACTTTGCTGCGCCCCGGCATCATCCGCTATCCCGGCGGGAACCTCAGCAGTGTTTTCTTCTGGAACGCTTTGCCGGACCGTCCGCCTGCCGATGCGCCTGCCATGCTGAGGGACGCCTCCGGCAACCAGGTGCCGTCCGGTTACTGGTATGGCGGCAATACCGCCGGTTGGACCCTGTCGCTGGACAACTACTACAAAATGTTGCACCTGACCGGTAATGAAGGCATGCTGACCGTAAACTATGGCTATGCCCGGTACGGCACAGGAGAAGATCCCGTGGCGGCTGCCGCACACCTGGCTGCCGACTGGGTGCGGTACGACAATGGGCGCACCCGTTACTGGGAAATAGGCAACGAAAGCAACGGCGCCTGGCAGGCCGGTTACAGGATTGACGTAACGCAGAATAAAGACGGGCAACCCCAGTTCGTTACCGGCGATCTCTATGGCAGGCATTTTAAAGTGTTTGCGGATTCCATGCGCAAAGCAGCGGCCGAAATATCTAAAACCATCTACATAGGGGCGCAGTTGCTGGAACATGAACCGGCATCATGGGCCACGTCCACCGATAAGGAATGGAACAGCGGTGTATTGAAGCAGGCAGGGAACGCCGCCGATTATTTTATTGTACACAGCTATTTTACGCCCTTTAATACCAACTCCAATCCGCCTGAGGTGCTCGCCTCCGCCAAAGCAGTCGCCAAAGCCATGTACGATCATGTGGAGGCATCCGTAACAGCAGCAGGCGCGGACATGAAGCCGCTGGCATTAACAGAATGGAACATCTTTGCTACCGGCTCAGGGCAAATGGTATCGCAGGTGGCGGGCATGCATGCTGTAATGGTTTTGGGAGAACTGATGAAAAACCGCTTCGGGATGGCAAGCCGCTGGAACCTGGCCAACGCATGGGATAATGGTGATGACCACGGTTTGTTCAGCCAGGGAGAGGCAGTTTCCGGAGAAGCGAAATGGTCGCCCAGGCCTGCATTTTACTACCTCTATTTCTTCAGAAAATTCCTGGGTGACCGGTATATTCATGCCTTTGCGACAGATAGCCAGGCAAACATCAATGCATATGCCTCTACATTCAGTTCGGGAGAGGTGTCACTGGCGCTGGTCAATGGCAACACCACGGCCAAAAATGTGCAGGTCCGTTTCCGGAACTTCAATCCCGGCGGGCGTTTTTACTGGTACACCATCACCGGCGGGGAAGGGAAGACCGGTTTCTCAAGAGCGGCTTACGTGAACGGGAACGGCCCTTCCGGTACAATTGGCGGCCCTGCGGGTTATGCTACGCTGAAGGCTTATGGGGCTGGTGCTGAAAATGGTGTGAAAGTGAACCTTCCTCCTATGTCAGTGGTATGCCTGGCTGTGGAAAAGGAATAG
- a CDS encoding ester cyclase, giving the protein MKPLVMAMMLIPALSQAQGTAEQNRKTVGKIYAEAINGRHSERLNDFIAAEYTGVKGVKGPAGFRNAIEEIVAAFPDAQWKVEEMIAEGDKVFVRWTFTGTHRGQFQHIPATGKTVSNTGMAVYVLKNGMVTGTQVYTDRLSFMQQLGILPEDLTTLGRKT; this is encoded by the coding sequence ATGAAACCACTCGTCATGGCTATGATGCTTATTCCTGCGCTTTCGCAGGCCCAGGGAACGGCGGAGCAAAACAGGAAAACCGTAGGGAAGATCTACGCCGAAGCCATTAACGGCAGGCACTCCGAACGGCTGAATGATTTCATTGCGGCGGAATATACCGGCGTAAAGGGCGTTAAAGGCCCGGCGGGGTTCCGGAACGCCATTGAAGAGATCGTCGCGGCATTCCCGGATGCGCAATGGAAAGTAGAAGAAATGATCGCGGAAGGCGATAAAGTATTCGTCAGATGGACGTTCACCGGAACACACCGCGGGCAGTTCCAGCACATCCCCGCCACGGGCAAAACGGTCTCAAATACCGGGATGGCCGTTTATGTGCTGAAAAACGGCATGGTAACCGGCACGCAGGTGTACACGGACAGGCTGAGCTTTATGCAGCAACTGGGTATATTGCCGGAAGACCTGACCACACTGGGCAGGAAAACCTAG
- a CDS encoding VOC family protein, with the protein MKKFFPCMALVAAGLIACADRNKLNEQPQNKIKTENSMSNLVSIIEIPAADLGRAIKFYSAILGVSIEEAEMGDVKMGVFPAEEGTVNVVLANGSDYTPTASGSVLYLNGGDDLQIILDKIAANGGEIIMPKTAISPEMGFYALFTDTEGNKLGLHSAN; encoded by the coding sequence ATGAAAAAGTTTTTTCCCTGTATGGCGTTGGTTGCAGCCGGCCTTATTGCCTGTGCCGACCGCAACAAATTGAATGAACAACCGCAAAATAAAATTAAAACAGAGAACAGTATGAGTAATTTGGTTTCCATAATCGAGATACCCGCTGCTGACCTCGGCAGGGCAATAAAATTCTACAGCGCCATTTTAGGGGTCAGTATTGAAGAAGCTGAAATGGGAGATGTAAAAATGGGCGTTTTCCCAGCTGAAGAAGGAACTGTGAATGTGGTTTTAGCCAATGGAAGTGATTATACACCTACGGCCAGCGGGAGTGTGCTCTACCTGAATGGAGGAGATGATTTACAGATCATTTTAGACAAGATCGCGGCCAATGGCGGAGAAATAATTATGCCCAAAACAGCGATAAGTCCTGAAATGGGTTTCTATGCCCTGTTTACTGATACTGAAGGGAATAAACTGGGATTGCATTCAGCCAACTAG
- a CDS encoding epimerase has translation MNNPAIRAIITGTTGMVGEGVLHECLQDPRVEAVLIINRKPLGLTHPKLTEIIHTDFYDISPITSQLSDYNACFFCLGISSVGMNEADYFKVTYTLTMHVAGILSSLNPDMTFCYISGAGTDSSEKGGSMWARVKGKTENDLMKLPFRTVYAFRPGFIKPVPGLSNAHKFYRYIDWMFPAGRALYPKGFCTLTELARAMIYVVHNPYDKKIVDGKGIIELAAIES, from the coding sequence ATGAACAATCCAGCAATACGGGCCATCATCACAGGCACTACGGGAATGGTCGGGGAAGGTGTACTGCACGAATGCCTGCAGGACCCGCGGGTAGAAGCCGTACTGATCATCAACCGCAAACCGCTGGGCCTTACCCACCCCAAGTTAACCGAGATCATCCATACAGATTTCTACGACATCTCTCCCATAACATCACAACTGTCCGACTACAATGCCTGTTTTTTCTGCCTCGGCATATCTTCCGTGGGTATGAACGAAGCCGATTATTTCAAAGTGACCTATACGCTCACCATGCATGTAGCCGGTATCTTAAGCAGCCTGAACCCTGATATGACGTTCTGCTATATTTCCGGCGCCGGTACGGACAGTAGCGAAAAAGGCGGCAGCATGTGGGCCAGGGTGAAAGGCAAAACGGAGAACGACCTCATGAAATTGCCTTTCCGCACCGTGTACGCCTTCCGGCCGGGATTCATCAAACCCGTTCCGGGCCTGTCCAACGCCCACAAGTTCTATCGTTATATCGACTGGATGTTCCCGGCCGGGAGAGCCTTGTACCCGAAAGGTTTCTGTACGCTCACCGAGCTGGCCCGCGCCATGATCTATGTGGTGCATAACCCTTACGATAAGAAGATAGTGGATGGCAAAGGGATCATAGAACTGGCGGCTATTGAAAGCTGA
- a CDS encoding helix-turn-helix domain-containing protein: MNYQTFKPHPDLEALVKCYWTLEVPAEPDAPKQRIIPDGCIEMAFILGDDIKRYTSATSFILQPRAMVLGQIIDPLYIQPTGYVNTFAIRFYPYGFANFVTTPIKELSDKEIPVAILFGNRVSKALERKIVQAKDTGERIEIMEKFLLTAINRKTTIDKIVKTTIDALVSTSGKSPINNILENDLSKRRQLERNFSKQIGISPKQLGKVIRLQAALKMLLGDRSGNLANIAYESEYYDQAHFIRDFKEFTGTTPTAFMKDEHMMLSAVMCRKD; encoded by the coding sequence ATGAACTATCAGACATTTAAACCGCATCCGGACCTGGAGGCGCTTGTGAAGTGCTACTGGACTTTGGAAGTTCCGGCGGAACCTGATGCGCCAAAACAACGAATAATTCCGGACGGCTGCATTGAAATGGCTTTTATCCTTGGAGATGATATAAAACGGTACACATCAGCAACAAGTTTCATCCTGCAACCCCGCGCAATGGTACTTGGGCAGATCATTGATCCTTTATATATTCAACCAACCGGCTACGTCAACACATTTGCCATCCGGTTTTATCCATATGGTTTTGCCAATTTTGTAACCACACCAATAAAAGAGCTGTCTGATAAAGAAATACCGGTAGCAATCCTTTTTGGAAACAGGGTTTCGAAGGCGTTGGAACGAAAAATCGTTCAGGCAAAAGACACAGGGGAACGAATAGAAATTATGGAAAAGTTCCTATTGACTGCAATCAACCGTAAAACAACTATTGACAAGATTGTAAAGACAACAATTGATGCCCTTGTGTCAACAAGTGGTAAAAGTCCCATTAATAACATACTTGAAAACGATCTGTCAAAAAGAAGGCAGCTGGAAAGAAATTTCTCCAAACAGATCGGCATCAGTCCAAAGCAATTAGGCAAAGTAATCAGGTTGCAGGCCGCTTTGAAAATGCTGCTTGGCGATAGATCTGGAAACCTTGCCAATATCGCCTACGAAAGCGAGTATTATGACCAGGCACATTTCATAAGGGATTTTAAGGAGTTTACCGGTACAACCCCGACAGCGTTTATGAAAGATGAGCATATGATGCTTTCCGCTGTAATGTGCAGGAAAGACTAG
- a CDS encoding linear amide C-N hydrolase has product MNTFIKSAFLAAILSAGTIVQNGFGCTRVVYKGLNNIILTARSMDWQEDVLTNLWIFPRGMARNGAVGPHSLKWTSRYGSVIASGYDISTTDGMNEKGLVANVLWLVESGYPEWDQSKPGLTIAAWAQYVLDNFATVNEAVKAMEKEEFVVITEKVPGQDRLATLHLSLSDATGDNAIFEYINGKLIIHHDAAYTVMTNSPVFDRQLALNEYWKDIGGTVVLPGTNRASDRFARAAFYIDAIPKTDNTHVAVASVFSVIRNCSVPFGISTEGQPNISSTRWRTVSDHKNLVYYFESVLTPNTFWVNFKDIDFSPKAAVKKLNLTKGEVYAGNAAKSFVKSAPFKFQGLE; this is encoded by the coding sequence ATGAACACCTTCATCAAATCGGCTTTCCTGGCAGCCATCCTCTCTGCCGGCACTATCGTGCAAAACGGATTCGGCTGTACCCGTGTAGTGTACAAAGGACTGAACAATATCATTCTCACCGCCAGGTCTATGGACTGGCAGGAAGACGTATTGACCAATCTCTGGATCTTCCCCAGGGGCATGGCACGCAACGGCGCCGTAGGGCCGCATTCCCTTAAATGGACATCCAGGTACGGCAGCGTTATCGCCTCGGGCTACGACATCTCCACTACGGACGGCATGAATGAAAAAGGGCTGGTGGCCAATGTGCTCTGGCTGGTGGAATCCGGTTACCCCGAATGGGACCAAAGCAAGCCAGGCCTGACCATCGCCGCCTGGGCGCAGTACGTGCTGGACAATTTTGCAACGGTGAACGAAGCCGTGAAAGCAATGGAAAAGGAGGAATTTGTGGTGATCACGGAAAAGGTGCCGGGGCAGGACAGGCTGGCCACGCTGCACCTCTCCCTCTCCGACGCAACAGGCGACAACGCCATCTTCGAATATATCAACGGCAAACTTATCATCCATCACGATGCGGCCTACACGGTAATGACCAATTCTCCGGTCTTCGACAGGCAGCTTGCGCTGAATGAATACTGGAAGGATATTGGCGGCACCGTTGTTCTGCCGGGCACCAACCGCGCATCAGACCGCTTTGCCAGGGCTGCTTTTTACATAGATGCCATTCCCAAAACAGATAACACCCACGTTGCCGTAGCCAGCGTATTCAGCGTCATCCGGAACTGTTCCGTGCCTTTCGGCATTTCTACGGAAGGCCAGCCGAACATTTCCTCTACCCGCTGGAGAACGGTTTCCGATCATAAAAACCTGGTGTACTATTTTGAATCCGTGCTCACGCCGAATACTTTCTGGGTCAACTTCAAGGACATCGATTTTTCCCCGAAGGCAGCGGTAAAAAAGCTCAACCTCACAAAAGGGGAAGTATATGCGGGCAATGCGGCCAAGTCCTTCGTAAAAAGCGCTCCTTTTAAATTCCAGGGGCTGGAATGA
- a CDS encoding dihydrofolate reductase family protein, whose amino-acid sequence MRKLSLFIATSLDGYIAKPNDDLSFLRLVEKEGEDYGYKEFTKNIDTIIIGRKTYDYVLKEIGPSHYDNGQQDVYVITRTERPGIGRTTFYAGNLTDLVYRLKSEKGEKNIYCDGGAEIINELLQHDLIDEIIISIIPILVGNGTRLFKDSRPEQQLELVSAKSFDTGLTQLHYKRKK is encoded by the coding sequence ATGCGAAAATTATCACTTTTTATAGCGACAAGTTTAGACGGCTACATTGCAAAACCAAATGACGACCTTAGCTTTTTGAGATTAGTTGAAAAGGAGGGAGAAGACTACGGTTATAAAGAATTTACGAAAAACATAGACACCATAATTATTGGGAGAAAGACCTATGATTATGTGCTTAAAGAAATTGGCCCTTCACATTACGACAACGGACAACAAGACGTGTATGTAATAACAAGAACTGAAAGGCCAGGTATTGGCAGAACTACATTTTATGCAGGAAACTTAACAGATCTGGTGTACCGGTTAAAATCCGAGAAAGGGGAAAAAAATATTTACTGTGATGGTGGAGCAGAAATTATAAATGAGCTATTACAACACGACCTGATAGACGAAATTATAATTTCCATAATACCGATTCTAGTTGGCAACGGTACAAGATTATTCAAAGACAGCAGGCCAGAACAGCAACTTGAACTTGTTAGCGCAAAATCATTTGATACAGGATTAACACAATTGCATTACAAGCGAAAAAAATAG
- a CDS encoding SRPBCC domain-containing protein has product MESLNEISKRVLTLKKTFNVPRQTVWEAWTSAEHIVQWWALAGMHVTVVCHEFKVGGKWKYVMPMPDGSEFISEGIYSEIVPPEKIVTSADFRPMTAGVTIYVLFEERGDKTDFTFSVIHPTEEYCRQQEEMGFYNGWGAAFDRLGNYITGLVR; this is encoded by the coding sequence ATGGAAAGTCTGAATGAAATCAGTAAAAGGGTGCTTACATTGAAAAAGACATTCAATGTGCCCAGGCAAACAGTATGGGAGGCGTGGACCAGCGCTGAACATATTGTTCAATGGTGGGCACTTGCCGGAATGCATGTGACAGTAGTTTGCCACGAATTCAAGGTGGGTGGCAAATGGAAGTACGTTATGCCGATGCCGGATGGCAGTGAATTTATTTCCGAAGGCATTTATTCCGAGATTGTTCCTCCGGAGAAGATTGTGACTTCCGCGGACTTCAGGCCGATGACAGCAGGTGTGACCATATATGTATTATTTGAAGAAAGGGGAGATAAAACCGACTTTACCTTCAGTGTTATTCATCCTACAGAAGAATATTGCCGGCAACAGGAAGAAATGGGGTTTTATAATGGCTGGGGAGCTGCATTTGACAGATTGGGAAACTATATAACAGGGTTGGTGAGGTGA
- a CDS encoding ArsR/SmtB family transcription factor, whose amino-acid sequence MLYLAISSRRDIFQAIADPTRRKIIDLISKHPMNLKTLAEYFDISRPAISQQVKILDECGLVEIKRAGRETFCSLRPRQLKKIADWADQYSRLWEERIDSFEIYVNKLHT is encoded by the coding sequence TTGTTATACTTGGCCATCTCATCCAGGAGAGATATATTCCAGGCAATTGCTGATCCAACCAGGAGAAAGATTATAGATCTTATCTCGAAACACCCCATGAATCTTAAAACGCTGGCAGAGTATTTCGACATCAGCCGACCTGCTATTTCCCAGCAAGTCAAAATTCTGGATGAATGCGGATTGGTGGAAATAAAAAGAGCGGGTAGAGAAACATTCTGCTCGCTCAGGCCCAGGCAACTGAAGAAAATTGCAGATTGGGCTGATCAATATTCAAGACTTTGGGAAGAAAGAATTGACTCGTTTGAGATATACGTTAACAAATTGCACACTTAA
- a CDS encoding glycan-binding surface protein — protein MIQYKFTAGKGIKLLLLCALTGSLFLTAACRKDNGMSGPPVIKAVSLLDSTLRDSTFVKALPGTLVLISGENLGDIKKVLFNDMEAYFNPTYNTNTSLIITIPSNAPTEATRPDVPNNIRVVTGHGEAVYDFIVDIPPPSIFAISNENALPGDSLIIFGSSLWLIEKIVFPGGREVTALVENEAGTRVGMIMPDLGADTGRIMIIASYGSTTSDGPLNDHQSGNLISNLTNDGEPGENPVFNWAWWGANRTSDAALFPGTRGGYLQNIFGGVGADDGAWWNGNRSGNFNEVPMFTNAIMTQQTSSYVLKFEINTKEPWTAGINVLRFGDNYAYRFMPWATAVDLSFDTDGKWQTVTIPLSAFRTADNGVEGMGAPAAVMGDLLKTGGVVAFGYRFITESAPVDVFNAAFDNFRIIKIR, from the coding sequence ATGATACAGTATAAATTCACTGCTGGAAAAGGTATAAAGCTGTTGCTTCTGTGTGCGCTAACCGGTAGTTTATTCCTGACCGCCGCCTGCAGAAAAGATAACGGCATGTCCGGCCCCCCCGTGATAAAGGCCGTGAGCCTGCTGGATTCAACGCTGCGGGACAGCACATTTGTGAAAGCATTGCCCGGTACGCTTGTGCTGATCAGCGGCGAAAACCTGGGCGATATAAAAAAGGTGCTCTTCAACGACATGGAAGCCTATTTTAACCCCACCTACAATACGAACACCAGCCTCATCATCACCATACCGTCAAATGCGCCGACGGAAGCTACCCGGCCGGATGTTCCCAACAATATCAGGGTGGTGACCGGGCATGGCGAAGCTGTATATGATTTTATAGTGGATATCCCCCCTCCTTCCATTTTCGCCATTTCAAATGAAAATGCCCTGCCCGGCGACTCACTGATCATTTTCGGTTCCAGCTTGTGGCTGATAGAAAAAATAGTTTTCCCCGGAGGCCGGGAAGTGACGGCGCTTGTGGAGAATGAGGCCGGTACACGGGTTGGCATGATCATGCCGGACCTTGGAGCGGATACGGGAAGGATCATGATCATTGCCAGCTATGGCAGTACAACATCCGATGGCCCGTTGAACGACCATCAGAGCGGGAACCTTATCAGCAATCTCACAAACGACGGGGAGCCTGGTGAAAATCCCGTTTTCAACTGGGCATGGTGGGGAGCCAACAGAACGAGTGACGCGGCGCTCTTTCCCGGCACAAGGGGCGGGTATCTGCAGAATATTTTCGGGGGTGTGGGCGCTGATGACGGTGCCTGGTGGAATGGCAACCGTTCCGGCAACTTTAATGAAGTGCCCATGTTTACAAATGCTATCATGACGCAGCAGACATCTTCCTATGTGTTGAAATTCGAGATCAATACCAAAGAGCCCTGGACGGCCGGAATAAACGTATTGCGTTTCGGAGACAACTATGCGTACCGGTTCATGCCATGGGCAACGGCAGTTGACCTGTCGTTCGATACAGACGGCAAATGGCAAACAGTCACTATCCCGTTGTCGGCATTCAGAACAGCGGATAACGGTGTGGAAGGAATGGGCGCCCCGGCGGCGGTGATGGGCGACCTGCTGAAAACCGGCGGTGTGGTTGCTTTCGGGTATCGTTTTATTACGGAATCCGCCCCTGTAGACGTGTTTAATGCAGCCTTCGATAATTTCCGGATCATTAAGATAAGATAG
- a CDS encoding VOC family protein → MEQRISVLTIGADDLNEMKHFYGQVLGWTTVAENKDVAFYKFNGFLLSICNKKILADFIGVDHKGQGFRSVTIGYNVDSKESVLALYDQLKDKVKILKAPTEAPFGGIFFYFSDIEGNIIEIAQNSFVTLDKDNNAIDHKPIDNL, encoded by the coding sequence ATGGAACAACGAATTAGCGTATTAACAATTGGAGCGGACGACTTGAACGAAATGAAACATTTTTATGGACAAGTTTTAGGCTGGACAACAGTTGCGGAAAATAAAGACGTAGCCTTTTATAAATTCAATGGATTTTTATTGAGTATTTGCAACAAAAAAATACTTGCCGACTTTATAGGCGTTGACCACAAAGGGCAAGGTTTTCGTTCAGTGACTATTGGCTACAATGTTGACAGTAAAGAAAGCGTGTTAGCGCTTTACGACCAACTGAAAGACAAAGTAAAAATTTTGAAGGCCCCGACAGAAGCCCCATTTGGTGGTATCTTCTTCTATTTTTCGGATATTGAAGGGAACATAATTGAAATCGCCCAAAATTCCTTTGTAACACTTGACAAAGACAATAACGCAATTGATCACAAGCCGATTGACAACTTGTAA